From the genome of Pseudomonas sp. FP453:
CCCCCAGACTGAGGATCAACAACCGCGCGCTGACCCCACAGGCGCGCAAGGTGCGCAGCAGGCCGCGACGTTGTTCCAGGGCCAGGCCGATGGCGGCGTGCACGATAAACAGCCCGACCACAAAGGACAGAAAACCCAGGGCATCGAGGTTCAGGTGGAAGCTTTCGGTGAGGCGCGACAGGTTGTTGTCCTCGCCCTGCTTCAACTGCAAGCCATCCGGTGGCGTGGGATGGCGTGCCGCATAGGTCTTGTCCACCAGCAAGCGCGACAGGCGACCGGGCATGTCCAGCAGCGGCTGGGCAAAGCCGATATCGGTGAGCAGCACGCCGGGCGCCATGTCCGCTTGGGCTTGCAGGGGTGGCAATGGGTGGCCGCTCAACGTCAGCGGCTCCTCCCCCTCACGCAGCCCCAGGGCCTGCAAGGTCTGCGGAGCAATCCAGGTACGCCCCGGCGGCGCAAAAAACGCGAGCATCTGTGCCTGGCTCAAACGCTGCCCCGCCACCGCGCCGCTACCCGGCAGCGACACCGGCTCGATCCCCATCAGTTGCAAACGCGTATCGGCATGGCCTTGTAGTTGCACCCGCCCCTGCACCACCGGTGACACCGGCCAGCCGGCCCGGCGCAACTGGGCAAACAGCGCCTGGGGGAAACTGGCCCCGTCCGGCGCACTGAGGCTGGCCTGGGGTTCACCGCCGATCAATTGGCTGGCGCGGGCGTAACTGTCCCGCGCCTGACTGTTCAGGGCCTGCACCCCGGTGAGCAACGCCGTGGCCAGCCACAACCCGGTGAGCACACTGAAAAACTGCACCGGATGGCGCCGCCAATGGCTCAGCAGCGCGCGCAACGCCCAGTAAAACACCGCCATCTCACACGGCGCCCGCAGGCACGACATGCCCGCGATGCAGCACCACCTGGCGATCCAGGCGCGCGGCGAGGCGCGGGCTGTGGGTGACCATCAACAGGCTGGTGGGGCTGTCGCGCAACAGGTCCAGGAGCAATTGCAGGACGTCATCGCTGGTGGCTTCATCGAGGTTGCCGGTGGGCTCATCGGCCAACAACAGCGCCGGGCGCGAGGCCAGCGCCCGGCCGACCGCGACCCTTTGCTGCTGGCCACCGGAGAGCTGTTCGGGATAACGCTTGAGCAAGTCCCCCAGGCCCAGGCGCTCCACCAGATGCGCCTGCCAGTGCGCATCGAAGCGCCCCGCCAAACGCGCCTGGAAGGCCAGGTTGTCGTCCACGCGCAAACTGCCGATCAGGTTGAACTGCTGGAACACCAGGCCAATCTGCGTGCGCCGCCAATGGGCGAGTTGGGCTTCATTGAGTTGATCCAGGCGCTGCTCGCCCACCGCGATGGTGCCGCCATCCAGCCGATCCAGGCCGGCCACCAGGTGCAGCAAGGTGCTCTTGCCACTGCCGGATTCGCCCATCAGCGCCAGGCTGCTGCGCGCTGCCAGGTGCAGATCCACACCCGCCAGCACCGCCAGCGGGCCTTGCGGGGTGGCGTAGCTTTTAAAGACACCTTGCACCTGCAACATGGGAGCACTCACCAATGGACTGCAACCGAGGATAACGGCTGGTTGGCACGCCCACGCAAATTTTTCACATGGATTTCACCGGTTGCCCACCCGCCGTTCTCTACATTACCGGCCAAGTGTCACCGGTCGGCAACTTGTTAGTTGCTCACCGGGCAACTTTATAACCGCAACGCGTTCAGCGAAAAGACAGCGGCCCTGTGACAGCCTCGCGCTTCACTAAGGGCACTCGCCAAAGCCATTGCGCCTAACTCGTACAACATTACCGACGGTGCCCATGGTGAATGAAGTGGTTGACCTTACCCTGACCAAACCGCGCTCGCCCCGGGCCTTTTTCAAGCGCCTGCGCAGGATTTGGCTGGGGATTGGCGTAGTGGGTTTGCTGCTCGGTTGCAGCCTGCTGTGGCCTGCGTCGCCACGGGATCTGGGCGTCGGCAATCGCCTGCTGACCTCACAGGTGATGCCGCTGTGGCGTGACGGTGACGTGATCGTGCTGGTACGCCATGAAGAGCGCTGCGACCGCTCGTCCAACCCGTGCCTGGGCCCGGTCGAAGGGCTGACGGTCAGTGGCAGCCAACAAGCTGAAAAACTCGGCAAAGCCTTTGCTGCGCTGGGCATGGCCGGCAGCGACGTGTTGGCCAGCCCGGCCATCCGTACCGCCCAGACCGTGCGTTTCATGTTTGGCAAAAGCGAGTTTACGTCCGGCGAGCGGGCCGTTTGCGGCACGGCCATGGGTGAAGAATTGCTCAGCCACAAGGTCCCGGGACGCAACCTGGTATTCGTCACTCACAGCGGCTGCATCGCCGACTTCGAGAAGAGCCTGGGTTTCCCCCACGCCACCTTCCCGCAATACGGCAGTTCATTGTTCGTGCAGGTGTTGCCCAACGCCAAGTTCAAAGTATTGGGCATCGTCAACAATCAGAACTGGCCCAACGCACTCAAGCAGTTCTAACACTTCACCATGTTCAGCCAAACGACAGCCATCTTCTGGCATGTTTGGTTGTGCCTGTTAGTTAAGGATGTCATGAACACTTTCAATAACTTAGTGGAAACTTCGATGGTTTGCGCTATGACTTTCATGTCTCAACTTCCCTCCATCGAACGTCAAGGAGCGACGTTTTCATGATTCGCTTTAAACCCCTGCATCTGCTGTTGCTGGCCTTCGCCGCGTTTTATCTGTTGCCCCTGGGCCTGCACGGTCTGTGGATCCCGGATGAAACCCGCTACGCCCAGATCAGCCAGGAAATGCTGCTGAGCGGCAACTGGGTCACCCCGCACTTCATGGGCGTGCGCTACTTCGAAAAACCGGCCGCCGGCTATTGGTTGATCGCCCTCGGCCAGGCGGTGTTTGGCCAGAACCTGTTCGGTGTGCGCATCGCCTCGGCCTTGACCACGGCGCTGAGCGTCTGGCTGGCTTACCTGATCGCGCGCCGCATGTGGCACGACCCGCGCAAAAGCTTCGCCAGCGCCCTGCTCTACCTGAGCTTTGGCCTGGTTGCCGGGCAAGCGGGTTATTCCAACCTTGATCCGCAATTCACCTTCTGGGTCAACCTCAGCCTCGTCGCGTTGTGGTTTGCCCTCGACAGCCCCACCACCCGTGGCCGCCTGATCTCGTGGACGGTGTTGGGCGTGGCCTGCGCCATGGGTTTCATGACCAAGGGTTTCCTCGCCCTGGCCCTGCCGGTGCTGATTGCCCTGCCGTATATGCTCTGGCAGCGCCGCCTGGGTGAGTTGCTGCGTTATGGCCCGCTGGCCGTGGCCGTCGCACTGCTGCTGTGCCTGCCGTGGGTGTGGGCGATTCATGTGCAAGAGCCGGACTACTGGCGGTTCTTCTTCTGGAACGAACACGTGCGCCGCTTTACCTCCGCCACCGCACAACACGCACGGCCATGGTGGTTCTTCCTGCCGATCATGGTGGTGGCGTGCCTGCCCTGGGCGGGGATGCTGCCGGCCACGCTGGCGAAGATGTGGCAACAACGGCGCCAGCCGGCGATCGCCTTCCTGGCCTTGTGGATGCTGTTGCCGCTGTTCTTTTTCAGCCTGAGCAACGGCAAGCTGCCGACCTACATCATGCCGTGCCTGCTGCCCCTGGCGCTGTTGATGGGCCACGCATTGACCGAACTGCTGCAACAAGGCAAATCCCGCGCGATCTCTATCAACGGCCTGCTCAACTTTGCCATCGGCATGGCGGCGATGGTCGCGCTGATCTACCTGCAAATCAGCAGGCCGCCGTACGGCAACAGCCATGCGGAGATGTTCAGCCTGTCGTTGATCTTTATCGTGCTGCTGGGCTGGATCCTCACCAACCTGCTGCAAGCGTTTCGCCCGCAGACGCTGTGGGCGATGCCGGTACTGGGCATTGGTTTGCTGGTGATCCTGTTGCCAGCAAGCATGCCGGCCCAGGTGACCGACAACGAGATGCCCGACCAGTTTGTCCTTGAACACCTCGACGAGCTCAAGCAAACCAGCGCCCTGCTCAGCAACGAACTGGAAAGCGCCAGCGCCCTGGCCTGGCGCCTGCAACGGCCGGAAGTGGGCTTGTACGAAACCGAAGGCGAGCTGCGCTACGGCCTGCAATACCCGGACAGCGTGCAGCGCAAAATCAGCCTGGAGCAAGTGCAAGGCTGGCTGAAAGACGCGCGCCAGAAAGGTTCGGTGGGCGTGCTGGTACGCGCCGGCAGCAGCAGCGAGATGCGTCAAGTCGGCCAACTGCCCCCCGGCGGCACCCGCTATGACAAGGGTTACCTGCAATTGATCATCTACCCGAAACTGCCATGACCCGACTAATCCCAGTCCAACACCGCGCCCTGCTGCTACTGCTGGCCGTCACCGCGCTGATGCTCTTGCCGGGCCTCGGCGGCCGTGACCTGTGGGGCCCGGAAACCCGCTGGGCCGACATCGCCTTGCACATGCTGCAAACCGGCGACTACTTCGACCCTTACCTCAAGGGCCAGCCCTATTACGACAAGCCCCTGCCCTCCTATTGGCTAATCACCGGCCTCGCGCATGTGCTGGGCGGCCTTGGCCCGTGGTCGCTGCGCCTGCCCTCGGTGCTCGCCGCGTGGCTGAGCGTGTGGCTGGTCTACCTGATCGGCGAGCGCCTGCTGCACAAGGGCAGCGGCCTGATTGCCGGCTGGATGCTCGCCACTACCTTCTACTTCATGTTCTGGGCACGGGTCGCCACGGCGGATGTGCTCACGGTGTGCGGCGTGCTGGCGGCGGTGTGGTGGTATTGGCGCGGCCCGGAAGACACACGGCTGGGGCGCTACACGGTGTTTTTCCTGCTGCTGGCGCTGACATCGTTGTTCAAGGGCTTGATCGGCTTCGTGCTGCCGGGCCTGGTGTTGTTGCCCCATCTGCTCAGCGAACAGCGCTACAAACG
Proteins encoded in this window:
- the arnT gene encoding lipid IV(A) 4-amino-4-deoxy-L-arabinosyltransferase gives rise to the protein MIRFKPLHLLLLAFAAFYLLPLGLHGLWIPDETRYAQISQEMLLSGNWVTPHFMGVRYFEKPAAGYWLIALGQAVFGQNLFGVRIASALTTALSVWLAYLIARRMWHDPRKSFASALLYLSFGLVAGQAGYSNLDPQFTFWVNLSLVALWFALDSPTTRGRLISWTVLGVACAMGFMTKGFLALALPVLIALPYMLWQRRLGELLRYGPLAVAVALLLCLPWVWAIHVQEPDYWRFFFWNEHVRRFTSATAQHARPWWFFLPIMVVACLPWAGMLPATLAKMWQQRRQPAIAFLALWMLLPLFFFSLSNGKLPTYIMPCLLPLALLMGHALTELLQQGKSRAISINGLLNFAIGMAAMVALIYLQISRPPYGNSHAEMFSLSLIFIVLLGWILTNLLQAFRPQTLWAMPVLGIGLLVILLPASMPAQVTDNEMPDQFVLEHLDELKQTSALLSNELESASALAWRLQRPEVGLYETEGELRYGLQYPDSVQRKISLEQVQGWLKDARQKGSVGVLVRAGSSSEMRQVGQLPPGGTRYDKGYLQLIIYPKLP
- a CDS encoding ABC transporter ATP-binding protein, translating into MLQVQGVFKSYATPQGPLAVLAGVDLHLAARSSLALMGESGSGKSTLLHLVAGLDRLDGGTIAVGEQRLDQLNEAQLAHWRRTQIGLVFQQFNLIGSLRVDDNLAFQARLAGRFDAHWQAHLVERLGLGDLLKRYPEQLSGGQQQRVAVGRALASRPALLLADEPTGNLDEATSDDVLQLLLDLLRDSPTSLLMVTHSPRLAARLDRQVVLHRGHVVPAGAV
- a CDS encoding histidine phosphatase family protein, whose product is MVNEVVDLTLTKPRSPRAFFKRLRRIWLGIGVVGLLLGCSLLWPASPRDLGVGNRLLTSQVMPLWRDGDVIVLVRHEERCDRSSNPCLGPVEGLTVSGSQQAEKLGKAFAALGMAGSDVLASPAIRTAQTVRFMFGKSEFTSGERAVCGTAMGEELLSHKVPGRNLVFVTHSGCIADFEKSLGFPHATFPQYGSSLFVQVLPNAKFKVLGIVNNQNWPNALKQF